From the genome of Geobacter sp. SVR, one region includes:
- a CDS encoding DUF456 family protein: MPGAPGLLLGAWAEELWTLLVRAAMAVLTYVVEYAASVLGVKRYGGSKRAMAGAAIVGIVGHPGNPVSCLVLLSGRLSGRMQATFVLIGMLYEKPPMDHQHLWNLFFSPIPLSDQAFHKHG, translated from the coding sequence TGGGCGGAAGAACTCTGGACGCTCCTGGTTCGAGCAGCCATGGCTGTGCTTACCTATGTGGTTGAGTACGCTGCCTCCGTGCTGGGGGTGAAGAGATATGGTGGTTCAAAACGTGCCATGGCAGGTGCCGCTATAGTTGGTATCGTAGGGCATCCTGGGAATCCGGTATCCTGTTTGGTCCTTTTGTCGGGGCGGTTATCGGGGAGAATGCAGGCCACGTTCGTCCTAATCGGTATGCTCTACGAGAAACCTCCGATGGACCACCAGCATCTCTGGAACCTCTTTTTTTCTCCAATTCCGTTATCAGACCAAGCATTTCATAAGCATGGCTGA
- a CDS encoding thermonuclease family protein, with translation MIKLIVPLFAILFAFPAFAKDPIRTIEGIVTKVSDGDTLQVTDPLGTKVKVRLYGVDAPETQKSNKKTGRISKPGQPYGEEAFQALLGKTFRMNVRLDVMDIDRYKRTVGIVWVNGRNINREMVLEGFAWAYRQYLDRPHASEYLAAEEHARKAKLGLWQQDNPQPPWEFRKSLRKGHHGRETW, from the coding sequence ATGATTAAATTGATTGTTCCTTTGTTTGCCATTCTCTTTGCCTTCCCGGCCTTTGCCAAAGATCCAATCCGGACAATCGAGGGGATAGTTACCAAGGTATCTGATGGCGATACGTTGCAGGTGACGGATCCATTGGGTACAAAGGTAAAGGTTCGACTTTATGGAGTCGATGCGCCGGAAACTCAGAAAAGCAACAAGAAGACTGGGCGGATCAGTAAGCCAGGCCAACCATATGGCGAAGAGGCATTCCAGGCCCTACTGGGTAAAACATTCAGAATGAATGTAAGGCTCGATGTCATGGACATAGACCGATACAAGCGTACGGTCGGCATTGTCTGGGTCAACGGTCGGAACATCAACCGCGAAATGGTGTTAGAAGGTTTTGCTTGGGCCTACAGACAGTATCTCGATCGCCCCCATGCGAGCGAATACCTTGCGGCAGAAGAGCATGCGAGAAAAGCAAAGTTGGGCCTCTGGCAGCAAGACAATCCTCAACCACCATGGGAGTTCAGGAAGTCACTCAGGAAAGGGCATCATGGCAGAGAAACTTGGTAA
- a CDS encoding IS4 family transposase encodes MNSGHTVFRQLLQYLPRHEFNVCVHRYRGEYWAKSFSTFDQFLCLAYAQMTGRESLRDIETCLNSHQEKLYHIGFRGDVSRTTLADANERRDWRIFQDFGQILIGLAQELYKGDPLAIELKQPLFAFDSTTIDLCLTLFPWAEFRKTKAAVKMHTLIDLRGIIPTFVAITTGKVNDVKLLDRMPVQEDAIYTMDRGYVDYARLFAIHKQGAFFVIRAKDNLKFKRLYSAPKDKETGIRADQVITLVTIKSKKGYPERLRRVSYVDKERNKRLVFLTNNFDIPAKTVADVYKQRWQVELFFKWIKQHLRFKKFYGTSENAVKSQIWVGLCMYLLVAIAKKRLGIPCSLYTFLQILEVNLFEKKPISSLVTEGLKQKAGTLDYNQLNLFNY; translated from the coding sequence ATGAACTCTGGCCATACCGTCTTTCGGCAACTGCTTCAGTATCTTCCACGACATGAGTTCAATGTCTGCGTTCACCGATATCGCGGTGAGTACTGGGCCAAGAGTTTTTCCACATTCGACCAGTTTCTTTGTCTGGCGTATGCCCAGATGACCGGGCGTGAGAGTTTGCGGGACATTGAAACCTGTCTGAACTCTCATCAGGAGAAACTCTACCACATTGGATTTCGTGGTGATGTCTCCCGCACGACGCTTGCCGATGCGAACGAGCGCAGGGATTGGCGGATCTTTCAGGATTTTGGCCAGATCCTGATCGGTCTTGCCCAAGAGCTTTACAAGGGTGATCCGCTTGCCATCGAATTGAAGCAACCACTATTTGCTTTTGACTCTACGACTATTGATCTCTGCCTGACGTTGTTTCCGTGGGCCGAATTCCGGAAAACCAAGGCAGCGGTCAAGATGCACACGCTGATTGACCTGCGTGGAATAATCCCGACATTCGTAGCAATTACCACCGGCAAAGTGAATGATGTAAAGTTGCTGGACAGAATGCCGGTTCAAGAAGATGCCATCTATACCATGGATCGCGGCTATGTTGATTATGCACGCTTGTTCGCAATTCATAAGCAGGGCGCATTCTTCGTCATAAGGGCCAAAGACAACCTGAAATTCAAGCGCCTCTACTCTGCACCAAAAGATAAGGAAACAGGTATACGGGCCGACCAGGTTATCACCTTGGTAACGATAAAATCGAAGAAGGGATATCCAGAACGGCTACGCCGGGTCAGCTATGTTGACAAAGAGCGAAACAAACGTCTGGTATTTCTAACCAACAACTTTGACATCCCGGCAAAGACAGTTGCTGACGTCTACAAGCAGAGGTGGCAGGTGGAGCTGTTCTTCAAGTGGATCAAGCAGCACCTGCGATTCAAGAAGTTTTACGGAACATCCGAAAATGCTGTTAAAAGCCAGATATGGGTCGGGCTCTGCATGTACCTGCTCGTGGCTATCGCCAAAAAACGACTCGGTATTCCGTGCTCGCTATACACTTTTCTACAGATTCTTGAGGTCAACTTATTCGAGAAAAAGCCCATTTCATCACTGGTTACAGAGGGTCTCAAGCAGAAAGCTGGCACTCTCGACTATAACCAGTTGAACTTATTCAATTATTAA